A stretch of the Channa argus isolate prfri chromosome 9, Channa argus male v1.0, whole genome shotgun sequence genome encodes the following:
- the LOC137132940 gene encoding trace amine-associated receptor 4-like: MYGDKAARARKSLLLLLMDYELCFPQLNTSCRKEKRPHTETVFIYIVLFSVALLTAMLNLLVITSIFHFKKLHTPTNFLILSLAVSDFFVGFLMSFQILLTNGCWLLGDIICALYSVLGFIVTSASVGTMVLISADRYIAICDPLHYSTKVTVRGVIHCTCLCWACSILYNILIMKDNFKQPGKYKSCSGQCVTVINYIAGIIDLFLTFIGPVTVIIVLYLRIFVVAVSHARAMKAQITVATLQRSKVVHVKKSEIKAARTLGVVVVVFLTCLCPYYCSSLVGKNVLFGITSVPIETWLFYFNSCLNPVIYVFCYPWFLKSIKLIATFKILQHDSGETNIL; encoded by the exons ATGTATGGTGACAAAGCTGCCAGAGCTCGTaaatctctcctcctcctcctgatgGATTatgagctctgctttccacaactgaACACTTCATGTAGGAAGGAAAAGCGTCCACACACTGAGACTGTATTCATTTACATTGTGCTGTTCTCAGTTGCTCTGCTCACTGCGATgctcaacctgctggtcatcaccTCCATCTTTCACTTCAA GAAGCTCCACACTCCTACCAACTTCCTCATCCTATCGCTGGCTGTCTCCGATTTCTTTGTGGGTTTTCTCATGTCCTTTCAGATTCTACTTACAAACGGCTGCTGGTTACTCGGAGACATCATCTGTGCCCTTTATAGTGTTTTAGGCTTCATTGTAACCTCTGCCTCAGTAGGAACCATGGTTCTTATATCAGCCGATCGCTACATTGCCatctgtgaccctctgcattactccaCCAAAGTCACTGTGAGAGGAGTAATACATTGTACTTGCCTTTGCTGGGCCTGTTCTATTCTGTATAACATTCTCATAATGAAGGACAATTTCAAACAACCTGGTAAGTATAAATCCTGCTCTGGACAGTGTGTGACTGTCATTAACTACATCGCAGGAATTATTGACCTGTTCTTGACCTTTATCGGTCCTGTCACCGTCATCATAGTTCTGTATTTGAGAATTTTTGTTGTGGCTGTGTCTCACGCTCGAGCCATGAAGGCTCAAATTACCGTGGCCACGCTTCAGAGATCAAAGGTTGTGCATGTTAAGAAATCGGAGATCAAAGCAGCCCGAACTCTTGGcgttgttgtagttgtgtttctGACATGCCTTTGCCCGTATTACTGCTCCTCGCTTGTAGGCAAGAACGTCTTGTTTGGCATCACATCTGTGCCCATAGAAACTTGGTTGTTCTATTTTAACTCTTGTCTGAACCCAGTGATCTATGTCTTTTGCTACCCCTGGTTTCTAAAATCCATAAAGCTCATTGCTACTTTTAAGATACTTCAGCATGACTCCGGTGAGACCAACATACTGTAG
- the LOC137132608 gene encoding trace amine-associated receptor 13c-like: METLIEADLCFPELLNTSCRKPRRSHTEDVLIYIVLSFISLLTATLNLLVIISISHFKQLHTPTNLLLRSLAVSDFFVGLLMSFQILLTNGCWFLGDFMCTFYCTLDFVITSASVGTMVLISADRYIAICDPLHYSTKVTVRGVIHCTCLCWACSILYNILIMKDNFKQPGKYKSCSGQCVTVINYIAGIIDLFLTFIGPVTVIIVLYLRIFVVAVSHARAMKIQITVSTLQRSKVVHVKKSEIKAARTLGVVVVVFLTCLCPYYCSSLVGKNVLFGITSVPVETWLFYFNSCLNPVIYAFCYPWFLKSIKLIVTFKIFQPDSCEATIL, encoded by the exons ATGGAGACCCTGATAGAAGCTGACCTCTGCTTTCCTGAACTCCTCAACACCTCCTGTAGAAAGCCAAGGCGCTCACACACTGAGGATGTGCTTATTTACATtgtgctgtccttcatctctctgctcactgcgACTCTCAACCTgttggtcatcatctccatctcccacttcaa GCAGCTCCACAcccccaccaacctcctcctacGCTCTCTGGCTGTCTCCGACTTCTTTGTGGGTCTTCTCATGTCCTTTCAGATTCTCCTCACAAACGGCTGCTGGTTCCTCGGTGACTTCATGTGTACTTTTTATTGTACTTTAGATTTTGTTATAACATCTGCCTCAGTAGGAACCATGGTTCTTATATCAGCCGATCGCTACATTGCCatctgtgaccctctgcattactccaCCAAAGTCACTGTGAGAGGAGTAATACATTGTACTTGCCTTTGCTGGGCCTGTTCTATTCTGTATAACATTCTCATAATGAAGGACAATTTCAAACAACCTGGTAAGTATAAATCCTGCTCTGGACAGTGTGTGACTGTCATTAACTACATCGCAGGAATTATTGACCTGTTCTTGACCTTTATTGGTCCTGTCACCGTCATCATAGTTCTGTATTTGAGAATTTTTGTTGTGGCTGTGTCTCACGCTCGAGCCATGAAGATTCAAATTACAGTGTCCACGCTTCAGAGATCAAAGGTTGTGCATGTTAAGAAATCAGAGATCAAAGCAGCTCGAACTCTTGGcgttgttgtagttgtgtttctGACATGCCTTTGCCCGTATTACTGCTCCTCGCTTGTAGGCAAGAACGTCTTGTTTGGCATCACGTCTGTGCCCGTAGAAACTTGGTTGTTCTATTTTAACTCTTGTCTGAACCCAGTGATTTATGCTTTTTGCTACCCCTGGTTTCTAAAATCCATTAAGCTCATTGTAAcgtttaaaatatttcagccTGATTCCTGTGAGGCAACAATACTGTAG